A genomic region of Dermacentor andersoni chromosome 9, qqDerAnde1_hic_scaffold, whole genome shotgun sequence contains the following coding sequences:
- the LOC126528516 gene encoding probable G-protein coupled receptor Mth-like 2: MSYLESNKGTNRGVGGLAALFKPVTTTPTCRAFYDGRCYIPRSADLREEHLNSSISEKRTSETQLAEATSEPWSPEGFGVENYVTLVCLSFSMSCLALKIFVYCAFRESRGFTSKCTLCLSLTLLVTHAVFVATNFVDLSAAACVASAVLVHYGILSTLCWTCALSFDVYRCLTVLKVSSNRDSTLVAYGIFSWGAPLAIVSAAMAVDGAASGSFLSPSYGSLTCWIGTFWGLVLYFLAPAFVLLLSCLIFYFMTASYIGTASLALSAAEDTRTTRERTHATLFLRLALIMGSPWPVAFLATFVQSKALDTVVNALVGLQGVYLFLIFQDYRHFWRR, from the coding sequence ATGTCGTATTTGGAAAGTAACAAGGGTACCAATAGAGGGGTTGGTGGCTTGGCGGCCCTATTTAAGCCCGTGACGACCACGCCGACCTGCCGCGCCTTCTACGACGGTCGCTGCTACATCCCACGCAGCGCCGACCTACGAGAGGAACACCTGAATTCGAGCATCAGTGAGAAGCGCACGTCTGAGACGCAGCTTGCCGAAGCGACGAGCGAGCCGTGGTCGCCTGAGGGTTTCGGCGTCGAAAACTACGTTACTCTCGTGTGCCTGTCCTTCTCCATGTCCTGCCTCGCCCTCAAGATCTTCGTCTACTGCGCGTTCCGGGAATCGCGTGGTTTCACGTCCAAGTGTACGCTTTGCCTCTCCCTAACGCTGCTCGTTACCCACGCCGTGTTCGTAGCCACGAACTTCGTGGATCTTTCGGCTGCCGCCTGCGTCGCCAGCGCCGTGCTTGTTCACTACGGCATTCTGTCAACCTTGTGTTGGACGTGCGCGCTGTCCTTCGACGTCTACAGATGTCTCACTGTCCTCAAGGTCTCGTCCAACCGCGACAGTACGTTGGTCGCGTACGGCATCTTCTCTTGGGGCGCGCCTCTGGCAATCGTCTCCGCAGCCATGGCCGTCGACGGGGCAGCATCGGGAAGCTTCCTTTCGCCCAGTTACGGCAGTCTCACTTGCTGGATAGGCACGTTCTGGGGCCTGGTGCTCTACTTTCTGGCGCCCGCGTTCGTCCTACTGCTGTCCTGCCTGATCTTCTACTTCATGACGGCGTCCTACATTGGAACTGCATCTCTCGCGCTCAGCGCAGCCGAGGACACAAGGACCACGCGCGAACGCACCCACGCGACGTTATTTCTGCGACTCGCGCTTATCATGGGTTCCCCATGGCCCGTCGCGTTTCTCGCTACCTTTGTACAGTCAAAAGCATTGGACACCGTGGTCAATGCGCTGGTGGGTTTACAGGGTGTGTACTTGTTTTTAATCTTCCAGGACTACCGCCACTTTTGGCGTCGTTGA
- the LOC126527954 gene encoding uncharacterized protein: MRYKGSVFLQKPLEKGLPKVSVLPHYTMRLLSWISWFVSAHMVAGLFTLKSSSMQIPCNESLSLTMSEWTHQDLPETVPRTLTNCPEQFHGCSQELIGCSANTYVVTCSCAPNCRAYGDCCWNVAFPTTPVAQMSRASCVEVQVSPTAKIHVNMVTGCSATWPKDDVRDACERPESFTDNFYVIPATSVTGVTYRNGFCAKCNKDIANAIFWSAVEHRLERGVHMLPPRVTQSDASLHLRPCNQGVTVNTCSENVSEVVSRKCQMYYAPVRDANIPGSPAFRNVYCAVCNGVNTSRLSCSPTTHRPVALRPGVQTSQLSGLLKPVMRTPACYALHDGRCYIRRSRFVSKRHHSSGVQQDIAEGGEGSTELEFPGRYTSEWPSKYGVQHYIAFVCTSLSISFIILKLVVFCAYKEARSSSSSCTMCLAVTLLVAQMLFLFTKCVELEESVCFAGAVFAHYSFLSTFLWTCVLSFDIWKSLTTVQVSSTSRNTLALYSLLSWGAPLLVVSAALTVDQTAPQSVLSPSYGDPICFIGSFWGLVVYFLLPMASLVLFCLILYLHTVHYIRTTSSAAEGADANSKTRSGDSVKRGQERTNLALFVRLAIIMGAPWAVALAGSFVHSTIIESIVNVLVGSQGVYLFFVFKDYRYIWWSLRKLIVKTYASTSS, from the exons ATGCGATACAAAGGCAGTGTCTTCTTGCAAAAGCCGTTGGAG AAAGGGCTGCCCAAGGTTTCAGTCTTACCACATTATACGATGAGATTGCTCTCGTGGATATCGTGGTTCGTCTCGGCTCACATGGTGGCAGGGCTCTTCACGCTCAAGTCATCAAGCATGCAGATACCGTGCAACGAGAGTTTGTCACTGACGATGTCCGAGTGGACGCACCAGGACCTACCAGAAACCGTACCTCGGACGCTCACCAACTGCCCTGAGCAATTTCACGGCTGCTCGCAAGAGCTGATCGGCTGCAGCGCGAACACATACGTGGTGACGTGTTCCTGCGCACCCAACTGCAGAGCCTACGGTGACTGTTGCTGGAACGTCGCGTTTCCCACAACTCCCGTGGCACAGATGTCCAGGGCATCCTGCGTCGAAGTACAAGTCTCGCCGACAGCGAAAATTCACGTCAACATGGTCACTGGTTGCTCCGCAACCTGGCCTAAGGACGACGTGCGAGATGCGTGTGAAAGACCGGAGTCCTTTACGGATAATTTTTACGTCATTCCGGCCACAAGCGTTACTGGTGTCACATACCG GAATGGTTTCTGTGCCAAGTGTAACAAGGACATCGCGAATGCAATCTTCTGGAGCGCGGTGGAGCACAGACTAGAACGCGGCGTCCACATGCTTCCCCCAAGAGTCACCCAAAGTGATGCATCGCTTCACCTGAGGCCCTGTAATCAAGGCGTGACTGTCAACACATGCTCGGAGAACGTTTCCGAGGTCGTGTCCCGAAAATGCCAGATGTACTACGCACCAGTCCGGGACGCTAACATTCCAGGCTCACCGGCGTTCAGGAACGTCTACTGTGCCGTGTGTAACGGTGTAAACACGTCGCGCTTGTCTTGCAGTCCGACCACCCATCGCCCTGTGGCGCTACGCCCAGGCGTACAGACATCTCAGCTAAGCGGCTTGTTAAAACCGGTGATGAGGACACCTGCATGTTACGCCCTTCACGATGGCCGCTGCTACATCCGGCGCTCTCGGTTCGTCTCGAAAAGACATCATAGCTCCGGGGTGCAACAAGACATTGCAGAAGGCGGGGAAGGTTCTACGGAACTAGAATTTCCAGGCAGATACACGTCGGAGTGGCCAAGCAAATACGGTGTGCAGCACTACATCGCGTTTGTCTGCACATCTCTCTCGATATCTTTCATCATACTGAAGCTCGTTGTGTTCTGTGCTTACAAGGAAGCCCGCAGCTCTTCGTCCTCTTGCACGATGTGCCTGGCAGTGACGCTGCTAGTCGCTCAAATGCTCTTCCTCTTCACAAAGTGCGTGGAACTTGAGGAATCCGTTTGCTTCGCCGGCGCGGTGTTTGCCCATTACAGCTTCCTCAGTACATTCTTGTGGACGTGCGTGCTGTCCTTTGACATCTGGAAAAGCCTGACCACCGTCCAGGTGTCCTCGACCAGCAGGAACACACTGGCCCTGTACTCTCTTCTTTCCTGGGGCGCGCCCTTACTGGTGGTCAGCGCCGCTTTGACCGTGGATCAGACGGCTCCTCAATCGGTGCTATCTCCCAGCTACGGCGACCCTATATGCTTCATCGGCTCCTTCTGGGGCCTTGTGGTCTACTTCTTACTGCCCATGGCGTCGCTAGTGCTGTTCTGCCTGATTCTATACTTGCACACTGTGCACTACATTCGCACGACGTCTTCTGCAGCCGAGGGCGCGGACGCCAACTCAAAGACCCGAAGCGGTGACAGTGTGAAGCGCGGTCAAGAACGAACCAATCTAGCGCTTTTCGTTCGCCTGGCCATCATCATGGGCGCGCCCTGGGCCGTCGCCCTTGCCGGTTCTTTCGTCCACAGCACAATCATCGAATCCATCGTGAACGTTTTGGTTGGTTCCCAAGGGGTCTACCTGTTCTTCGTCTTCAAGGACTACCGCTACATTTGGTGGTCTCTTCGTAAGCTGATAGTGAAGACATATGCCAGCACGAGTTCTTGA